In Marinicauda algicola, one DNA window encodes the following:
- a CDS encoding RHS repeat-associated core domain-containing protein → MQAQSALSVSYGTANALDQYVSVGGAGLSHDANGNRTGYDGLSTPHDSDNRLVAASRTGMSVSYEYDAEGRRRKKDFASGGAGMAVAYAGDMAVAEYAWPDLRLLRRYIPGAGVDDRIAMVTYASSGTGACPSPALHYYIPNRLGHVIGMADETGTVTDRYVYTPFGIEEPLNASGNPYRYTGRYYDAETGLYNYRARYYDPEHGRFLETDPVLYADQMNLYTYVGNDPLNATDPTGEESYLVSRPVIVLGVNTGRDHMFVVVTDGPMGDVVARFSYGPDQMRDGQLVSHSASRNQATGTNEDDVAAFNAIRDGADAAADAGITFAQIDASDEAVIASGRAVDTTLGTIEQPGPVEYDMVPNDRSDGANSNSAAMAVANRANPNVQQALPPNSNPPGAEYEDRIPENNQ, encoded by the coding sequence GCCAACGCGCTCGACCAGTATGTCAGCGTGGGCGGGGCGGGGCTCAGCCATGACGCCAACGGCAACCGGACGGGCTATGACGGCCTGTCCACCCCGCACGACAGCGACAACCGGCTCGTCGCCGCGAGCCGGACCGGCATGAGCGTGAGCTACGAGTACGACGCGGAGGGCCGGCGGCGCAAGAAGGACTTCGCCTCGGGCGGGGCGGGCATGGCCGTGGCCTATGCCGGGGACATGGCGGTCGCCGAATACGCCTGGCCGGACCTGCGCCTGCTGCGCCGCTACATCCCCGGCGCCGGGGTGGACGACCGCATCGCGATGGTCACCTACGCGAGCTCGGGCACGGGGGCGTGTCCCTCGCCGGCGCTGCACTACTACATCCCCAACCGGCTCGGCCACGTGATCGGCATGGCCGACGAGACCGGCACGGTCACCGACCGGTATGTCTACACCCCGTTCGGCATCGAGGAGCCGCTCAACGCCAGCGGCAATCCCTACCGCTATACCGGGCGCTATTACGACGCGGAGACCGGGCTCTACAACTACCGCGCCCGCTATTACGATCCCGAACACGGAAGGTTCCTGGAGACCGACCCGGTGCTGTATGCGGATCAGATGAACCTCTATACCTATGTCGGCAACGATCCGCTCAATGCGACGGATCCGACGGGGGAAGAGTCATATCTGGTCTCGCGCCCAGTTATCGTCCTAGGCGTCAATACAGGCCGCGACCATATGTTCGTGGTAGTTACCGACGGCCCGATGGGGGATGTTGTCGCACGATTTTCCTACGGCCCCGACCAAATGAGAGACGGACAGTTGGTCTCCCATTCTGCAAGTCGCAATCAGGCCACCGGGACCAACGAGGACGACGTAGCAGCTTTCAATGCCATTCGAGATGGAGCGGATGCTGCCGCAGATGCCGGAATTACCTTCGCTCAGATTGATGCCTCAGATGAGGCGGTAATCGCATCGGGTAGAGCAGTCGACACCACACTCGGAACTATCGAGCAGCCGGGACCGGTCGAATACGATATGGTGCCGAATGATCGAAGCGATGGAGCCAACAGTAATTCGGCAGCAATGGCAGTTGCCAACCGGGCGAATCCGAATGTCCAACAAGCTCTACCACCTAATTCGAACCCGCCCGGCGCCGAATACGAGGACAGGATACCGGAGAACAACCAATGA
- a CDS encoding gamma-butyrobetaine hydroxylase-like domain-containing protein yields the protein MARPWPTRLAFRSSDRALHATFDDGVTVRVPYELLRVESPSAEVQGHAPDQKKLVTGKEQVEVTQAEPVGRYAVRLTFSDGHNSGIFSFDLIRELGENAGELMAEYRAKVAQAKMGRG from the coding sequence ATGGCTCGGCCCTGGCCCACCCGCCTCGCCTTCAGGAGTTCCGACCGGGCCCTGCACGCCACGTTCGACGACGGCGTCACCGTGCGCGTGCCCTACGAGCTCCTGCGCGTGGAAAGCCCGTCCGCCGAGGTGCAGGGCCACGCCCCCGACCAGAAGAAGCTCGTCACCGGCAAGGAACAGGTCGAGGTCACGCAGGCCGAGCCCGTGGGCCGCTACGCGGTGCGCCTGACCTTCTCCGACGGCCACAATTCGGGGATCTTCTCCTTCGACCTCATCCGCGAGCTCGGCGAGAATGCCGGCGAGCTGATGGCGGAATACCGCGCGAAGGTGGCGCAGGCGAAGATGGGGCGGGGGTAG
- a CDS encoding Trm112 family protein, whose translation MSTDTEKPARPRISEVDPKLLEILVCPVTRGRLEYDREANELISRSAGLAYPIREGVPIMLPEEARELGD comes from the coding sequence ATGAGCACCGATACCGAAAAACCGGCCCGGCCGCGCATCAGCGAGGTCGATCCCAAGCTTCTCGAAATCCTCGTCTGCCCGGTCACGCGCGGGCGGCTCGAATACGACCGCGAGGCGAACGAGCTGATCTCGAGATCGGCCGGCCTGGCCTATCCGATCCGCGAGGGCGTGCCGATCATGCTGCCCGAGGAAGCGCGCGAACTGGGCGATTGA
- a CDS encoding LON peptidase substrate-binding domain-containing protein translates to MNEALRPPEELPLFPIRGCILLPGEHLPLNVFEPRYLNMVDDAVAAHGFLGIVQPRRDGPRDRPRLEAVGCAGRIASHAETEDGRYLIVLEGVARFALAAEIDRPTPYRLARADYAPFAGDLAAPAGQAGIAREDFLALLQRFFAHAGLEADWESLSGAPLTRIADKVAMAAPFDAAAKQALLEAPDPVARLRTLSAMMSLALDTSGGHPGA, encoded by the coding sequence ATGAACGAGGCCCTCCGGCCCCCCGAGGAATTGCCGCTCTTCCCGATCCGGGGCTGCATCCTCCTGCCCGGCGAGCACCTGCCGCTGAACGTGTTCGAGCCGCGCTATCTCAACATGGTCGACGACGCCGTGGCCGCGCACGGATTTCTTGGCATCGTGCAGCCGCGCCGGGACGGCCCGCGCGACAGACCGCGCCTCGAGGCCGTGGGCTGCGCCGGCCGCATCGCCAGCCACGCCGAGACCGAAGACGGGCGCTATCTCATCGTGCTCGAGGGCGTGGCGCGCTTCGCGCTCGCCGCGGAGATCGACCGGCCCACGCCCTACCGGCTCGCCCGGGCCGACTATGCGCCCTTCGCCGGCGATCTCGCGGCGCCGGCGGGGCAGGCGGGGATCGCGCGCGAGGATTTCCTCGCCCTGCTGCAGCGCTTCTTCGCCCATGCCGGCCTCGAGGCCGACTGGGAGTCCCTTTCCGGCGCGCCGCTGACCCGCATCGCGGACAAGGTGGCCATGGCCGCCCCGTTCGACGCGGCGGCCAAGCAGGCCCTCCTGGAGGCGCCCGACCCGGTCGCCCGCCTGCGCACCCTGTCGGCGATGATGAGCCTGGCGCTCGACACCTCCGGCGGTCATCCCGGCGCCTGA
- the trxA gene encoding thioredoxin — protein sequence MSILGPDGRPQAAAPSAPQPAREGATSSPAGELIREGTDQSFMKDVVEPSREVPVLVDFWAPWCGPCRQLTPVLESAVRKAAGAVRLVKINIDENPGIAGQLRIQSIPAVIAFQNGQPVDGFMGALPESQIRDFIARLAGDVDSGEVEALVERAEAAMAEGDAGGAAQDFAAALQKDPENARAVAGLARVHLAAGDADRAKEILDSVPETKKSDPAIAGVRAAMELSSEVEGSGDLAALQAEVARQPGDAGARLELGRALIASGDLSGAADQLLESIRIDRDHEEGAARQLLLKVFDAAGPASELAKSGRRRLSSILFS from the coding sequence ATGTCCATTCTCGGTCCCGACGGCCGCCCGCAAGCGGCCGCGCCGTCCGCGCCTCAGCCCGCCCGCGAGGGCGCGACCTCCTCCCCGGCCGGCGAGCTGATCAGGGAGGGCACCGACCAGAGCTTCATGAAGGATGTCGTCGAGCCCTCGCGCGAGGTGCCGGTGCTGGTCGATTTCTGGGCGCCCTGGTGCGGGCCCTGCCGCCAGCTGACCCCCGTGCTGGAAAGCGCGGTGAGGAAGGCCGCCGGCGCGGTGAGGCTCGTCAAGATCAATATCGACGAAAACCCCGGCATCGCCGGACAGCTGCGCATCCAGTCGATCCCGGCCGTGATCGCCTTCCAGAACGGCCAGCCGGTCGACGGCTTCATGGGCGCCCTTCCCGAGAGCCAGATCCGCGACTTCATCGCCCGCCTGGCCGGCGATGTCGACAGCGGCGAGGTCGAGGCCCTCGTCGAGCGCGCGGAGGCCGCGATGGCCGAGGGCGATGCCGGCGGCGCGGCGCAGGACTTCGCGGCCGCCCTGCAGAAGGACCCTGAGAACGCGCGCGCGGTCGCCGGGCTCGCCCGCGTGCATCTGGCGGCCGGCGACGCGGACCGCGCGAAGGAGATCCTGGATTCGGTGCCGGAGACGAAGAAGTCCGACCCCGCGATCGCCGGCGTGCGCGCCGCGATGGAACTCTCCTCCGAAGTGGAGGGCAGCGGCGATCTCGCCGCCCTCCAGGCCGAGGTCGCACGACAGCCCGGCGATGCGGGCGCGCGCCTGGAACTTGGCCGGGCCCTGATCGCGTCGGGCGACCTGTCCGGCGCGGCCGACCAGCTGCTGGAGAGCATCCGCATCGACCGCGACCATGAGGAGGGTGCGGCGCGCCAGCTCCTGCTCAAGGTGTTCGACGCGGCGGGCCCGGCGTCCGAGCTCGCGAAGTCCGGCCGGCGCAGGCTGTCCTCGATCCTGTTCAGCTGA
- a CDS encoding prolyl-tRNA synthetase associated domain-containing protein, giving the protein MTAETALPRPPAPPVDRAGLLAFLDALGIAHTTVDHPPVFTVAESEQIKAELPGGHTKNLFLKDKKDNLVLVSALHSTEVDLKTLHRPLGCGRFSFGKAELLEEALGVTPGSVTAFALVNDPDRRVRFVLDAALMAHDIVNFHPMRNDATTAISRAGLVRFLRALGREPEIMDLTGGERG; this is encoded by the coding sequence ATGACCGCCGAAACCGCCCTGCCCAGGCCGCCCGCCCCGCCCGTCGACCGCGCGGGCCTGCTCGCCTTTCTCGACGCGCTGGGCATCGCGCACACCACGGTGGATCACCCGCCGGTCTTCACCGTGGCGGAAAGCGAGCAGATCAAGGCGGAGCTCCCCGGCGGGCACACCAAGAACCTGTTTCTCAAGGACAAGAAGGACAATCTCGTCCTCGTCTCGGCCCTGCACTCCACCGAGGTCGACCTCAAGACCCTGCACCGGCCGCTGGGCTGCGGGCGGTTCTCCTTCGGCAAGGCGGAGCTGCTGGAAGAGGCGCTCGGCGTGACGCCCGGCTCGGTGACCGCGTTCGCGCTGGTCAACGATCCGGACAGGCGCGTGCGCTTCGTGCTCGACGCCGCGCTGATGGCGCACGATATCGTCAACTTTCACCCGATGAGGAACGATGCGACGACCGCGATCTCGCGCGCCGGTCTGGTCAGGTTCCTGCGCGCGCTGGGGCGCGAGCCGGAAATCATGGACCTCACCGGCGGCGAACGCGGTTGA
- a CDS encoding LytR/AlgR family response regulator transcription factor has translation MRRFLPVALLAALLAAAVAAHAQAQDFFWPQWHETRVCPAASGEHEPPAFDAPECRDIALFDVDPQDELLWVRVPVRLGPAAPAPAGVYVSARAASAVWLNGAYLGANGRPAAHAGEERPGVMDLVLYAPPDLLEEGENTVVLLMSAHRGFVHLGNPVHLVGIGTYGDPAGTRLQAYWPALLTFGALFAGAVYFAAAALRGSAAVGSGALALAAAAACAQLVAEVLRGLWAYPYPVHDLRLVAIVALAALSGSALSLFAWAQAFRRGYALVFAASLALASGAALAVGSFDLKAVIALLGPIVFAVGALSVAAVRGQRHALAPLGLLALFAAVVLVAPGQFLDRYFYLMMAGLLFALFARQALMLAEETRRRREEQGRALRLEQALARARERSAPTRLPVSGAGRIDLVEAERIVRCQAAGDYVELHLDSGACLLHDGTLGALEAELPETFLRVHRSHIVNTGHIAALERDPSGVGELVLETGARVPVSRRILPRVRGALRGVRPDGA, from the coding sequence ATGAGACGTTTCCTGCCTGTCGCCCTTCTCGCCGCCCTGCTGGCCGCGGCCGTGGCCGCACACGCGCAGGCCCAGGACTTCTTCTGGCCGCAGTGGCATGAGACCCGCGTCTGCCCGGCCGCGTCCGGCGAGCACGAGCCGCCCGCCTTCGACGCGCCGGAGTGTCGCGACATCGCCCTGTTCGACGTCGACCCCCAGGACGAGCTGCTCTGGGTTCGCGTGCCGGTCCGGCTCGGTCCGGCGGCTCCGGCACCGGCCGGTGTCTATGTCTCGGCGCGCGCAGCGAGCGCGGTCTGGCTCAACGGCGCGTATCTCGGCGCCAACGGCCGGCCCGCCGCGCATGCCGGCGAGGAGCGGCCGGGCGTCATGGATCTGGTCCTCTACGCCCCGCCCGACCTGCTGGAGGAGGGCGAGAACACGGTCGTTCTGCTGATGTCGGCCCATCGCGGCTTCGTGCACCTGGGCAATCCCGTCCACCTCGTCGGGATCGGGACCTATGGCGACCCGGCAGGCACCCGGCTGCAGGCCTACTGGCCGGCCCTGCTGACCTTCGGCGCGCTGTTCGCCGGCGCCGTCTATTTCGCCGCCGCTGCGCTGCGCGGATCGGCCGCGGTGGGGTCGGGCGCGCTCGCGCTCGCGGCGGCGGCGGCCTGCGCACAGCTGGTCGCGGAGGTCCTGCGCGGGCTATGGGCCTATCCCTATCCGGTGCACGATCTGCGCCTCGTGGCCATCGTCGCCCTCGCCGCCCTGTCGGGTTCGGCGCTGTCCCTGTTCGCCTGGGCCCAGGCCTTCCGGCGCGGCTACGCGCTGGTCTTCGCCGCTTCGCTCGCGCTGGCTTCGGGCGCGGCGCTCGCGGTGGGCAGCTTCGACCTGAAGGCGGTGATCGCCCTGCTCGGACCGATCGTGTTCGCCGTCGGCGCGCTCAGCGTCGCGGCCGTGCGGGGCCAGCGTCACGCGCTCGCCCCGCTGGGCCTGCTCGCCCTTTTCGCCGCGGTCGTGCTGGTCGCTCCGGGCCAGTTCCTCGATCGCTATTTCTACCTGATGATGGCCGGGCTGCTCTTCGCCCTGTTCGCGCGCCAGGCCCTCATGCTCGCCGAGGAGACGCGACGCCGCCGCGAGGAGCAGGGCCGGGCCCTCAGGCTCGAACAGGCCCTCGCCCGGGCGCGCGAGCGCAGCGCGCCGACCCGCCTCCCGGTGTCGGGCGCCGGCCGGATCGACCTCGTCGAGGCCGAGCGAATCGTGCGCTGTCAGGCGGCGGGCGATTATGTCGAACTGCACCTGGACTCGGGCGCCTGCCTTCTGCACGACGGCACGCTCGGCGCGCTCGAGGCGGAGCTTCCCGAGACCTTCCTGCGCGTGCACCGCTCGCACATCGTCAATACCGGCCACATCGCGGCGCTGGAGCGCGATCCGTCCGGCGTCGGCGAGCTGGTGCTGGAGACCGGCGCGCGCGTCCCGGTTAGCCGGCGCATCCTGCCACGCGTGCGCGGCGCGCTGAGGGGCGTACGCCCCGACGGCGCCTGA
- a CDS encoding alpha/beta fold hydrolase, translated as MQIPAFIAGAVLLTAAAAPGARAECGQEPITFTADSGESVAAWRGRLEVPEFRGAPDSRTIELGYVCFRATGEEPGAPIVYLAGGPGGSGIDTARGPRFPLFMAMREHGDVIAFDQRGTGESDHTAECRSSVRLREDEPHSDGEIAEAYRAAVRECAGFWQSQGIDIRGYTTAQSVADLDALRVHLGAERISLWGISYGSHLAFAALDAIDERIERVIVASAEGLDQTVKLPARTDAYFARLQAAVDAQPGARAAYPDIAAMMTRVHARLETEPVLLQLPQEDGSSAPFLLQRSTMQRMTSALINDPQNARVLLMVYASLDAGDTALVTSLLARFVEPGEPIELRAMPTAMDLASGISPGRLALVEAQAEASLVGLWLNFPMPQIAGTIPGLDLGEDFRDGPVSDVPVLLLTGTLDGRTYPEGQAEAVAGLTDVTQVTVVNAGHNLFMSSPEVGAVMAAFMRGEPVRTSQIVVEPVDFAP; from the coding sequence ATGCAGATTCCCGCCTTCATCGCCGGCGCCGTGCTCCTGACCGCCGCGGCCGCACCCGGCGCGCGCGCCGAGTGCGGCCAGGAGCCGATCACCTTCACCGCCGACAGCGGCGAGAGCGTCGCGGCCTGGCGCGGCCGGCTCGAGGTCCCCGAATTCCGGGGCGCGCCGGACAGCCGCACGATCGAACTCGGCTATGTCTGCTTCCGCGCGACCGGAGAGGAGCCCGGCGCACCGATCGTCTATCTCGCCGGCGGACCCGGGGGCTCGGGGATCGACACGGCGCGCGGGCCGCGCTTTCCCCTGTTCATGGCGATGCGCGAGCATGGCGACGTGATCGCGTTCGACCAGCGCGGCACGGGGGAGTCCGACCACACGGCGGAGTGCCGCTCCAGCGTCCGGCTGCGCGAGGACGAGCCGCACAGCGACGGCGAGATCGCCGAGGCCTACCGCGCCGCCGTGCGCGAGTGTGCCGGCTTCTGGCAGAGCCAGGGCATCGACATACGCGGCTACACGACGGCGCAAAGCGTCGCCGACCTCGATGCGCTGCGCGTTCACCTCGGTGCGGAGAGGATCAGCCTGTGGGGCATTTCCTACGGCAGCCATCTGGCCTTCGCCGCGCTGGACGCGATCGACGAGCGGATCGAGCGCGTGATCGTGGCCAGCGCCGAGGGCCTCGACCAGACCGTCAAGCTGCCCGCGCGCACCGATGCCTATTTCGCGAGACTGCAGGCCGCGGTCGACGCCCAGCCCGGGGCCAGGGCCGCCTATCCCGACATCGCGGCGATGATGACCCGCGTGCACGCCCGGCTCGAGACCGAGCCGGTCCTGCTCCAGCTGCCGCAGGAGGACGGATCGTCCGCGCCCTTCCTCCTGCAGCGCAGCACGATGCAGCGCATGACGAGCGCCCTGATCAACGACCCGCAGAATGCCCGCGTGCTGCTGATGGTCTATGCCTCGCTCGACGCCGGGGATACCGCGCTGGTCACCAGCCTGCTCGCCCGCTTCGTCGAGCCGGGCGAGCCGATCGAGCTTCGGGCCATGCCCACCGCCATGGATCTGGCCTCCGGGATCAGCCCCGGGCGGCTCGCCTTGGTCGAGGCCCAGGCCGAAGCAAGCCTCGTCGGCCTCTGGCTCAACTTCCCGATGCCGCAGATTGCCGGCACCATTCCCGGCCTCGATCTCGGCGAAGACTTCCGCGACGGTCCGGTAAGCGATGTGCCGGTCCTGCTTCTGACCGGGACGCTCGACGGGCGCACCTATCCGGAGGGCCAGGCGGAGGCGGTGGCGGGTCTGACCGACGTGACGCAGGTGACGGTCGTCAATGCCGGGCACAACCTGTTCATGAGCTCGCCCGAGGTCGGCGCGGTGATGGCCGCGTTCATGCGCGGCGAGCCGGTCCGCACGAGCCAGATCGTTGTCGAACCGGTCGATTTCGCTCCCTGA
- a CDS encoding SDR family oxidoreductase: MPHALITGANRGLGLGHTRALLERGWTVHAAVRDPGGADALKDLAEGGHDGELKLHAYDARESDAADRLAREIAEPLDILFANAGVMGPDAQGFGEVEYEGFLDTMRVNVMGPLALAQAFADQVARSTLKVIALQSSRMGSIEDNDSGGRYAYRASKAALNMVGKSLSLDLKDKGVIVLVLHPGWVRTDMGGPKGLLTVEESVEGELDLIARANPAMSGRFFHVNGEDLPW, encoded by the coding sequence ATGCCCCACGCCCTCATCACCGGTGCCAATCGCGGCCTCGGCCTCGGCCACACCCGCGCCCTGCTGGAGCGCGGCTGGACGGTGCACGCCGCGGTGCGTGACCCCGGCGGCGCCGATGCGCTGAAGGACCTTGCCGAAGGCGGCCACGACGGCGAGCTGAAGCTCCACGCCTACGATGCCCGGGAGAGCGATGCGGCGGACAGGCTCGCGAGGGAGATCGCCGAGCCGCTCGACATCCTGTTCGCCAATGCCGGGGTGATGGGTCCCGACGCGCAGGGGTTCGGCGAGGTGGAGTACGAGGGCTTTCTCGACACGATGCGGGTCAATGTGATGGGCCCGCTCGCGCTGGCGCAGGCCTTCGCGGACCAGGTCGCGAGATCAACCCTGAAGGTGATCGCCCTGCAGTCGAGCCGCATGGGTTCGATCGAGGACAATGATTCCGGCGGGCGCTACGCCTACCGCGCCTCGAAGGCGGCCCTGAACATGGTCGGCAAGTCGCTGAGCCTCGACCTGAAGGACAAGGGCGTCATCGTGCTCGTCCTGCATCCCGGCTGGGTGCGCACCGACATGGGCGGGCCGAAGGGTCTGCTGACGGTGGAGGAGAGCGTGGAAGGCGAACTCGACCTCATTGCCCGGGCCAACCCGGCGATGAGCGGCCGCTTCTTCCACGTCAATGGCGAGGATCTGCCCTGGTAG